The following nucleotide sequence is from Erythrobacter aurantius.
TCCGGGAGGTTCGGGACGAGCGTGATCCCCCGCGAAATCACCATCAGCGGAGCAGCCGTAGCGAGCCAGGCCGCTGCCTTGTCGATCGTCTTGCTCTTGCGATCAAGGTAAGGTGCGGCGAGCCGCAAGATCACATGTTTGAGCACGTAGTTGAGAGCCAGCGCGGCTGCGGCGAGCAGAGCAAGGCCGATCAGGGACTGAAGCCAGAGCGGCTGGGCGTGGAAAGTGGCGGAGAGTTCTTCCATGTCTGCCCCGCGTTATAGGGATGCATCGGCAGCCCTCAACCCGCAGGCCGATTATTCTTGGCTGGACAAGCCCTGCCCTGCGCGACTAGCGCCTCGCGCCATGACAGCATTCAAGGAAGGCGATCCCACCACGCTCAGCCGGTTGTACGGACGCAGCCAGGGCAAGCCCTTGCGCGCGCGGCAACAAGGGCTGGTTGATCGATTGCTCCCGCAAATCTCGGTTCCGGAAGAGGGCCCGGTCACGGCACAGGCGCTGTTCGGGGAAGATTGCCCGCTGCATTTCGAGATCGGCTTTGGTGGCGGCGAACATCTCGCCTATCGCGCCGATCTCCTGCCCAATCATGGCTTCATCGGCGCCGAACCATTCCTCAACGGCGTCGCTCAGGCGTTGACCCATGTGGAGGAACAGCGGCTCGCCAATGTCAGGATCCATCATGGAGACGCGCTCGAAGTGCTGCGGCGGGTGCCGGATGGCGGGCTGACGATGCTGTACCTGCTGCATCCCGATCCGTGGCCAAAAGCCAAGCACGCCAAGCGGCGGATGATGAATGACGGGCCCGTGCAGATGTTCGCGGACAAGCTGAAACCCGGCGGTGAATTCCGGTTCGGCACCGATCATCCGGTCTATGTGCGCCACGCGCTGATGGTGATGCAGCGGCATACCGACAAGTTCGAATGGGTCGTCGATGGCCCATCAAGCTGGCAGAACCGGCCAAGCGGCTGGTGCGAAACCCGTTACGAGCACAAGGCGCGCACCGTGTTCGGTCATGAGGTCTGGTACTTCAGGTTCCGTCGACGTTGATTAGTCGCTCGGACAAGGGCTAACCTCCGCCAAACAGGCAAGGCGGGCCCCCTCAATGACATCACGTAGACAATTTCTGGGCGGGCTGGCGATAGCGGCAGGAACGCTCACCGCGTGCAATGAATTGGTTTCAGGTGAGGGGACAAGTCAATCCCGGGCTCAATCTCCGGGCGCTACGCCACTCAACGCCGAGGCGCTTGAAGATGCGCTCGTCGGCAGCTCCTATCTCGGCACTGGCGGTGGTGGCAGCCTTTCGGAAGCCCGCGAGCTGATTGCCAAGGATTTGGCAGCCGGTTTGGCATTCACCACGCTGTCGGTTGGCGATCTGGCCGATAGCGACCGGGTGGCATGTCCTTACGGCCTCGCCAGCCTTGCCCCTACCAGCCCGGAAATGCAGGAACGGCTCGACGCGATCGGCGAAACGGCCGAGCCTGTGCAACTCGCCTTCGAGACGCTGGAACGGCATATCGGCCAAAAATTCGCGGCCGTGATTCTTGGCGAGATCGGTCCGCTGAGTCTTGCCGAAGGGCTTTCAATTGCTGCCCGGCTCGGCGTTCCCTCGCTTGATGCCGATACGGTCGGCCGCGCCGTGCCCGAAATCAACCAGCATTCGGTCAAAGTCGCGGGCATTCCGCTGACACCGATTGGCGCGGCGACGCCATTTGGCGATGAATTGGTTATAGGCAAGCTTGGCGACCCCACCAGAGCCGAAGACATCCTGCGCAGTATCGCCGTGGCGAGCGAGGTTTGTGGTGTGGCCGACAGCCCGATCACCGGCGCTCAGGCGAAAACAAAGGGAACGCTTGTCACAGGAAGCCTCACGCTGGCCCGCAGTATCGGGGCCGCAGTGCGCACGGCAAAATCTGCCGGCTCGGACCCGGTCGAGGCCGCTCGCGCTGCCGGTGACGGCTACTTGCTGTTCACCGGGCGAATCGCCGATTTCGATTGGCGCGACGAAGACGGTTTCCTTGTCGGCAATCTGAAGATCAAGGGCACCGGCGAATTCGCCGGCCAGTCATTCGAAACCGACTACAAGAATGAACACCTGATCGCACGGCGCAACGGAATGGTCGTTGCCACCTGCCCTGATTTGATAACGGTGATCGATCTGACGTCCCATGACGGCATCAACAATCCCGATTTCGCACTGGGCCAATCAGTTGCCGTACTCGCTTTCCGCTGCGATCCGCTGTGGCGCAGCGATGCCGGACTTGCCGTCTTCGGCCCGCGATATTTTGGCTATGACGTCGACTATGTGCCGGTGGAAGACCGGCTAAGCTGATCAGCCAACCACCCCCGCGCTCGACAGAACCGCGAGCGTCAGCACGTCTGGTGCGGCAGCCGTCATCGGCACGATCTGCACCGGCTTCTCCATCCCGATCAGCATCGGGCCGATCGTAGTGTTCGAACCCAGTTCGCGCAGCAGCTTGGCCGAAAGATTGGCCGATTGCAGGCCCGGCATGATCAGTACGTTGGCCGGCGCCGACAGGCGGCTGAAGGGATAGAGGCTCATCACCCGAGGGTTGAGCGCCGCATCCGGGGCCATTTCGCCTTCATATTCGAAATCGCAGCCGTCGCGGTCAAGGATCGCCACAGCATCGCGGATGTTGCTGAGCCATTGGCCCGAAGGGTTGCCGAATGTCGAATAGGACAGGAAAGCAACGCGCGGTTCGTGGCCCATGCGGCGGGCGACGGCGGCGGTTTCCTTCGCGATATAGGCGAGCTCCTCGGAATTGGGGCGCTCGTTGATGGTGGTATCGGCAAGGAAGGTCGTGTGGTTCTTACCGATCATCATGTGGATGCCGAACGGCAAGGCGTCGGGCTTCTTGTCGAGCACAAGGTTCACTTCGCGCACGGTCTGGGCATAGGTGCGGGTCACGCCCGATATCATGCCGTCACCGTGGCCCAGCGCCACCAGCAGGGCGGCAAAGACGTTGCGTTCCTGATTGACCATGCGGCGCACGTCGCGCTCGGTATAGCCGCGCCGCTGAAGCCGCTTGTACAGATAGTCGACCATGGCGGGCACATATTCGCTATCCGCCGAGTTCTGGATTTCGAAGCTGCCCGGATCGGACACGGAAAGCTGGTGCAGCTTGTCCATCACCGCCTTGGTGCGCCCGACCAGAATCGGTGTGCCATAGCCGAAGTCGCGGAACTGGATCGCGGCGCGCAGCACCACTTCCTCTTCCGCTTCGGCAAAAACCATCCGCTTGGGGCTGGCCTTGGCTTCGTTGTAGACGCCGGTCAGCACCGCCGTTGTCGGGTTGAGGCGCGATTTGAGCTGGTGGCGATATTCGTCGAGATCGGCAATCGGAGCCTTCGCCACTCCGGAATCCATCGCAGCCTTGGCCACAGCCGAGGACACGACCTCGATCAGGCGCGGGTCGAAAGGCGCGGGGATGATGTAGTCCGTCCCGAATTTCTGGTTCTTGCCATAGGCGCTCGCCACTTCTTCCGGCACGCGTTCGCGCGCGAGTTCGGCGATGGCGGTGGCTGCGGCAACCTTCATTTCCTCGTTGATCGTCGTCGCCTGCACGTCGAGCGCGCCGCGGAAGATGAACGGGAAGCCTAGGACGTTGTTGACCTGGTTGGGGAAGTCGCTGCGCCCGGTGGCGATGATCGCGTCAGGGCGAACGGCCTTGGCCTCGTCCGGCATGATTTCCGGGGTCGGGTTGGCCATGGCGAAGATGATCGGCTTGTCCGCCATCTCCGCGACCCATTCGGGCTTGAGCGCGCCGGCGGCGGAAAGGCCGAGGAAGATGTCCGCACCCTTCAATGCTTCTTCGAGGCTGGTCGCATCGGTGGCGACGGCATGCGCGCTCTTCCACTGGTCAACCCCGTCGCGGCCTCGCGTGATCGGACCGGAACGGTCGCACATGATCACGTTCTCGTGCCGCACGCCCATCGCCTTGATCAACGCGGTACAGGCGATCGCGGCGGCGCCTGCACCATTCACGACGACCTTCACGTCCTCGATCTTGCGATCGGTGAGGTAACAGGCGTTGAGCAGACCGGCGGCGGTGATGATCGCCGTACCGTGCTGGTCATCATGCATGATCGGAATGTTCATCTTTTCGCGCAGAGCGGCTTCGATGATGAAGCATTCCGGTGCCTTGATATCCTCAAGGTTGATCCCGCCAAAGCTCGGCTCCATCAGCGCGACAGCATCGATGAAAGCCTGCGGATCTTCGGTGTTCAGCTCGATATCGATCGAATCGACATCGGCGAAGCGTTTGAACAGCACTGCCTTGCCTTCCATCACCGGCTTCGACGCAAGCGCGCCAAGGTTGCCGAGGCCGAGGATGGCAGTTCCGTTAGAAATCACCGCGACGAGATTGGCCTTGGCGGTGTAGCGCGCAGCCAGCGAAGGTTCTTCGGCAATTGCCTGCACCGGCACAGCAACGCCGGGCGAATAGGCAAGGCTGAGATCACGCTGCGAGGTCATCGGCTTGGTCGCGACGATCTCGATCTTACCGGGCCTGCCGGTTTCGTGATAAAAAAGCGCCTCGCGGCTGGTGAAGCCGCCCTTCGGTTCGTCCGCCATCAAATTACCCCCAACGCGTCTGGTAAAAGCTATTCCCGCTGACTTAGCTTGCGTTGGTGACAGATGATAGAGGCCAAAGTGCGTTGAAAAGGCTCCACGCTCCCTTTCCGAATCATCCGCGCCATCGCTAGTCGGTAGAAATGGCCGCTGCCGCATCCTCAAAGCCCACTCCGATGATGGAGCAGTATCTCGCCCTCAAGCGCGAGGCAGGGGGATCGCTGCTGTTCTACCGCATGGGCGATTTCTTCGAATTGTTCTTCGAAGACGCGAAGATCGCTTCCGAAATCCTCGACATCGCGCTGACATCGCGCGGCGAGCATGCGGGTGAGCCGGTCGCGATGTGCGGCGTGCCGGTGCATTCGGCGGAAGGATATCTCGCACGGTTGATCAAGGCGGGGCAGCGCGTTGCCATTGCCGAACAGGTGGAGACACCAGACGAAGCCAAGGCGCGCGCCAAACGCGAAGGAAAGCCGTCGTCCAAGGCGCTGGTGGCGCGCGACATCGTCCGCTTCGTCACCGCCGGAACGCTGACCGAAGAGGCCCTGCTCGAACCACGGCGGGCCAATGTGCTGGTGGCGCTGGCCGAGGTGCGCGGCGCGATCGGCATCGCCAGCTGCGACATTTCGACAGGCGCGATGGCGCTTGAGGAATGCACGTCGCAAATGCTGAGCGCCGAACTCGCGCGGCTCCATGCGACGGAAGTGATCGTTCCCGAAGGCTGGGAGCATGGGCCAGACGAAAATGTGCCGCATGATTGCGGTGCCTTTTCAAGCGACGCCGGAAGCGAGCGCCTGTGCGCGGTGCACGGGGTGGCGACGCTCGACGGATTTGGCGAATTCTCGCGCGCAATGCTGGCGGCAGCGGGCGGGCTGATCGGCTATCTGGATCATGTCGGTCGCGGCAAGCTACCGCTGCTGCTCCCTCCCCGGCTTCGCGCCAATGCATCAAGCATGGCAATGGACGAAGCAACGCGCGGCAGCCTCGAAATCCTCGAAAGCCAAAACGGCAGTCGTGCAGGCAGCCTTGTTGCCGCGCTTGACCGGTGCTCGACGGGCGCCGGATCGCGATTGCTGGCAGAGGACCTCTCAGCCCCGCTGCTTGATCGCCACTTGATCGAAGAACGGCTCGCGCTGGTGCAGTTCTGGCGTGATCGGCCGATAGAGCGCGCGAATTTGCGCGATGTCTTGCGCGCATTGCCCGATATCGGTCGCGCACTGGGCCGGATTGTCGCCGGACGCGGCAGCCCGCGCGATCTGGGGCAGATCAGGGACGGACTCGGCGAAGCGGCGCGAATCCACGACTGGCTGACGCGCGAGGCAGACCGCCCGGCTTTGCTCGATGCGCTCTTGCCGCGGCTTGCCGGGCATGGGGCGCTCATCGACTTGCTGGCGCGCGCGCTCGTCGCTTCACCTCCGACCGAACGCGGCAATGGCGGCTATATTGCCCCCGGCTATGACGCGAGCCTAGATGAACTGCGCGACATATCGGGCAATGCCCGCCGCGCGATTGCGGCGATGGAGGCGCGCTATCGCGACGAAACCGGCATCGCCGCGCTCAAGATCAAGCACAACGGCGTGCT
It contains:
- a CDS encoding DUF917 domain-containing protein; this encodes MTSRRQFLGGLAIAAGTLTACNELVSGEGTSQSRAQSPGATPLNAEALEDALVGSSYLGTGGGGSLSEARELIAKDLAAGLAFTTLSVGDLADSDRVACPYGLASLAPTSPEMQERLDAIGETAEPVQLAFETLERHIGQKFAAVILGEIGPLSLAEGLSIAARLGVPSLDADTVGRAVPEINQHSVKVAGIPLTPIGAATPFGDELVIGKLGDPTRAEDILRSIAVASEVCGVADSPITGAQAKTKGTLVTGSLTLARSIGAAVRTAKSAGSDPVEAARAAGDGYLLFTGRIADFDWRDEDGFLVGNLKIKGTGEFAGQSFETDYKNEHLIARRNGMVVATCPDLITVIDLTSHDGINNPDFALGQSVAVLAFRCDPLWRSDAGLAVFGPRYFGYDVDYVPVEDRLS
- the mutS gene encoding DNA mismatch repair protein MutS; this translates as MAAAASSKPTPMMEQYLALKREAGGSLLFYRMGDFFELFFEDAKIASEILDIALTSRGEHAGEPVAMCGVPVHSAEGYLARLIKAGQRVAIAEQVETPDEAKARAKREGKPSSKALVARDIVRFVTAGTLTEEALLEPRRANVLVALAEVRGAIGIASCDISTGAMALEECTSQMLSAELARLHATEVIVPEGWEHGPDENVPHDCGAFSSDAGSERLCAVHGVATLDGFGEFSRAMLAAAGGLIGYLDHVGRGKLPLLLPPRLRANASSMAMDEATRGSLEILESQNGSRAGSLVAALDRCSTGAGSRLLAEDLSAPLLDRHLIEERLALVQFWRDRPIERANLRDVLRALPDIGRALGRIVAGRGSPRDLGQIRDGLGEAARIHDWLTREADRPALLDALLPRLAGHGALIDLLARALVASPPTERGNGGYIAPGYDASLDELRDISGNARRAIAAMEARYRDETGIAALKIKHNGVLGYFIEVPSRHGDALMAPDSGFTHRQTMAGAVRFNSLALHEEASRIAEAGGHALAAEESHFEELVGEVHTARERIAATAAALARLDVAAGNAERAAQGDWARPEIVDSAQLEIVGGRHPVVEAALAKTGERFIANSCTLAPDDRLWLIGGPNMGGKSTFLRQNALIVVMAQAGCFVPASAARIGLVDRLFSRVGASDNLARGRSTFMVEMVETAAILAQATKRSFVILDEVGRGTSTYDGLALAWAVVEAVHSRIACRCLFATHYHELARLADSCDSLSLHHVRAREWKGDLVLLHELAEGPADRSYGLAVAKLAGIPAPVVQRARQVLTKLEQARSETGGLAAGLGELPLFAAAAAPEPEQGPEDVLAERLRTTDLDALSPRDALDLLYELKRTLD
- the trmB gene encoding tRNA (guanine(46)-N(7))-methyltransferase TrmB; this encodes MTAFKEGDPTTLSRLYGRSQGKPLRARQQGLVDRLLPQISVPEEGPVTAQALFGEDCPLHFEIGFGGGEHLAYRADLLPNHGFIGAEPFLNGVAQALTHVEEQRLANVRIHHGDALEVLRRVPDGGLTMLYLLHPDPWPKAKHAKRRMMNDGPVQMFADKLKPGGEFRFGTDHPVYVRHALMVMQRHTDKFEWVVDGPSSWQNRPSGWCETRYEHKARTVFGHEVWYFRFRRR
- a CDS encoding NADP-dependent malic enzyme translates to MADEPKGGFTSREALFYHETGRPGKIEIVATKPMTSQRDLSLAYSPGVAVPVQAIAEEPSLAARYTAKANLVAVISNGTAILGLGNLGALASKPVMEGKAVLFKRFADVDSIDIELNTEDPQAFIDAVALMEPSFGGINLEDIKAPECFIIEAALREKMNIPIMHDDQHGTAIITAAGLLNACYLTDRKIEDVKVVVNGAGAAAIACTALIKAMGVRHENVIMCDRSGPITRGRDGVDQWKSAHAVATDATSLEEALKGADIFLGLSAAGALKPEWVAEMADKPIIFAMANPTPEIMPDEAKAVRPDAIIATGRSDFPNQVNNVLGFPFIFRGALDVQATTINEEMKVAAATAIAELARERVPEEVASAYGKNQKFGTDYIIPAPFDPRLIEVVSSAVAKAAMDSGVAKAPIADLDEYRHQLKSRLNPTTAVLTGVYNEAKASPKRMVFAEAEEEVVLRAAIQFRDFGYGTPILVGRTKAVMDKLHQLSVSDPGSFEIQNSADSEYVPAMVDYLYKRLQRRGYTERDVRRMVNQERNVFAALLVALGHGDGMISGVTRTYAQTVREVNLVLDKKPDALPFGIHMMIGKNHTTFLADTTINERPNSEELAYIAKETAAVARRMGHEPRVAFLSYSTFGNPSGQWLSNIRDAVAILDRDGCDFEYEGEMAPDAALNPRVMSLYPFSRLSAPANVLIMPGLQSANLSAKLLRELGSNTTIGPMLIGMEKPVQIVPMTAAAPDVLTLAVLSSAGVVG